One Syntrophorhabdales bacterium DNA segment encodes these proteins:
- a CDS encoding tannase/feruloyl esterase family alpha/beta hydrolase → MLYNKRFLVFTAAVFGVVILTSCQYAVVPGDHQFKSDCAALSGMIIAKDKIALPTNGAISSSATLVPATSQTVDANGNVVPAVPEYCKVLGSIAPLDPKSPPINFEVNLPTKWNEKSMHYGGGGLNGILITGLAQPYPQPPNSPTPLDRGYATFGSDSGHQGGGNAAFGLNKESLLNFCYEQLKKTKDAAFHIIKTYYGKVPKHSYFDGNSEGGREAHTVTQRYPDDYDGVIALAPIINEEGTHIHDNAMLTAFAPAPIGGGGWMNANKIKLIADSTNARCDAQDGLADGIISKYGFLDPDLGWRAACQHDVSVLRCDGGLDTGNTCLSDTQIAAVHVIRDRFVLPFKLPSGSTGYVSYGAMGGEDKLNGWAGPILGTTIPPVPQPPGIMPSEGIGGVAYFGHTNMRFFVAQDPDFQTYNFDPVPYKSRIEYLSSIIDSIDPDISKFLHRGGKLIMKDNTADYHRSVFLGVNYYKSLLDRFGEPTVENSVRLYVAVGANHFGQNAPSQADLVTLLENWVEKGIAPPKNIDGVTMDPKTFNVTASRPMCGYGLYPKYSGSGDPNIASSFVCTPLMGK, encoded by the coding sequence ATGCTCTACAATAAAAGGTTCCTGGTTTTCACAGCGGCAGTATTCGGGGTTGTGATTCTCACTTCATGCCAGTATGCGGTGGTGCCCGGAGACCATCAGTTTAAGTCGGACTGTGCAGCGCTGTCGGGCATGATCATAGCAAAGGACAAGATCGCCTTACCCACGAATGGTGCAATAAGCAGCTCTGCGACACTCGTCCCCGCGACGTCACAAACCGTTGACGCCAATGGCAACGTTGTGCCGGCCGTACCTGAATATTGCAAGGTACTGGGGTCCATCGCACCTCTCGACCCGAAGTCCCCGCCGATCAACTTCGAGGTCAACCTGCCGACGAAATGGAATGAGAAATCGATGCACTACGGTGGCGGAGGTCTCAACGGAATTTTGATCACCGGCTTGGCCCAACCCTACCCGCAACCGCCCAACTCCCCGACTCCCTTAGACCGGGGTTATGCGACCTTTGGAAGTGATTCGGGGCATCAAGGGGGTGGCAACGCTGCCTTCGGATTGAACAAGGAGTCGCTCCTCAACTTCTGTTACGAGCAGCTGAAAAAGACCAAGGATGCCGCATTCCACATCATCAAAACCTACTATGGGAAGGTGCCCAAGCACAGTTACTTTGATGGCAATTCCGAGGGTGGCCGCGAGGCGCACACGGTTACGCAGCGCTACCCGGATGACTATGACGGCGTGATTGCCCTCGCTCCCATCATCAATGAGGAGGGGACCCATATCCACGATAACGCGATGCTGACCGCCTTTGCTCCTGCCCCGATCGGTGGCGGCGGATGGATGAATGCGAACAAGATCAAGCTCATCGCTGACTCCACGAATGCACGTTGCGATGCGCAGGACGGCCTGGCAGACGGCATCATAAGCAAGTATGGATTCTTGGATCCGGATCTCGGGTGGCGTGCTGCCTGCCAGCACGACGTGTCGGTCCTTCGGTGCGACGGAGGGCTGGACACAGGGAACACGTGCCTCTCTGACACGCAGATCGCGGCGGTGCATGTAATCCGTGATCGGTTCGTCTTGCCCTTCAAACTGCCGAGCGGCAGTACGGGATATGTGAGCTATGGTGCGATGGGAGGAGAGGACAAGCTCAACGGATGGGCCGGACCTATCCTGGGCACAACGATTCCGCCCGTGCCGCAGCCGCCGGGGATCATGCCCAGTGAGGGTATCGGCGGTGTGGCATACTTTGGCCACACGAACATGCGCTTTTTCGTCGCCCAGGATCCGGACTTCCAGACCTATAATTTCGATCCGGTTCCCTACAAGTCCAGGATCGAGTATCTCTCATCAATCATCGATTCGATCGATCCCGACATCTCGAAGTTTCTCCACAGAGGCGGGAAGCTGATCATGAAGGACAACACCGCAGATTACCACCGCAGCGTATTCTTGGGCGTCAACTACTACAAGTCCCTGCTGGATAGATTCGGCGAGCCTACGGTTGAGAACTCTGTCAGACTGTACGTGGCCGTGGGCGCCAATCACTTCGGCCAGAATGCACCTTCTCAGGCTGATCTCGTCACTCTTCTTGAGAACTGGGTGGAGAAGGGGATAGCCCCGCCGAAAAATATTGATGGAGTGACCATGGATCCGAAGACCTTCAACGTCACCGCATCACGGCCCATGTGCGGCTACGGGCTGTATCCCAAGTACTCAGGTTCAGGCGATCCGAACATTGCCTCCAGTTTTGTTTGCACACCGCTCATGGGAAAATGA
- the ppcB gene encoding phenylphosphate carboxylase subunit beta yields the protein MDLRDFIGICEKEGQLKRVRTEVGWDLELSHVSKVVEGRGGPALLFEKVKGYTIPVFTGAFATTQRLGLLLGKGTRLSMVELTKEWMELATQQPVKPNEQEHGPIFENVLSGDAVDMFMFPSPRFYELDGGRYFGTTVFLVVEDPETGEMNLGTYRMQVLDKTTVGVQILKGKRGDRILQKYRKAGRKMPACAVIGADPLLLLAGSAMVAKASEYEVAGAIRRQPVDLVRGKLSGLPIPASAEIVLEGEIDPEDLRPEGPFGEFTGYYTDELIAPIPKPALHVQQIYHRNDPILWETCAGKPVTDNHVLLSFIQGATMWAELARMEIPGIKAVYMPPEAAGRFWSIVSVEQLYPGHAEQVGAAVAATNTASYCCKGIIVVDHDIAPDDLPRVWWALGTRFNPARGAQILNRGRSTPLDPALDPTGDKLLTSRIILNATIPFEWNNKPTEVKLSEHVMSRVRERWAEYGID from the coding sequence ATGGACCTGAGAGACTTCATCGGGATATGCGAGAAAGAGGGGCAGCTCAAGAGGGTCAGGACAGAAGTCGGCTGGGACCTGGAACTTTCGCATGTGTCAAAGGTTGTGGAAGGCCGGGGCGGTCCGGCGCTGCTCTTTGAAAAGGTGAAGGGATACACCATCCCGGTGTTCACGGGTGCCTTCGCAACCACGCAGAGACTCGGCCTGCTGCTCGGGAAGGGTACGCGGTTGTCCATGGTCGAGCTCACGAAGGAGTGGATGGAGCTTGCCACGCAGCAACCGGTCAAGCCGAACGAGCAGGAACATGGGCCGATCTTCGAAAACGTTTTGAGCGGTGACGCTGTGGATATGTTCATGTTCCCCTCGCCACGCTTTTACGAACTCGATGGGGGCCGCTACTTCGGCACGACTGTCTTTCTGGTCGTCGAGGATCCGGAGACCGGCGAGATGAACCTAGGGACGTACCGGATGCAGGTCCTGGACAAGACCACGGTGGGTGTACAGATCCTCAAGGGAAAGCGGGGCGACAGGATCCTCCAGAAGTACCGCAAGGCTGGCAGGAAGATGCCAGCGTGCGCCGTTATCGGGGCTGACCCCTTGCTCCTTCTCGCGGGAAGCGCCATGGTGGCCAAGGCGAGCGAATACGAGGTGGCCGGGGCCATACGCCGTCAACCCGTTGACCTCGTGAGGGGCAAACTGAGCGGGCTGCCTATTCCTGCAAGTGCGGAGATTGTTCTGGAAGGAGAGATCGATCCCGAGGACCTCAGGCCGGAAGGCCCCTTCGGGGAATTCACCGGCTACTATACGGATGAGCTGATCGCGCCGATCCCCAAGCCCGCCCTCCACGTGCAGCAGATCTACCACAGGAATGATCCCATCCTCTGGGAGACATGCGCGGGGAAACCGGTCACCGACAATCATGTGCTGCTCTCCTTTATTCAAGGCGCGACGATGTGGGCCGAGCTTGCCAGGATGGAGATCCCGGGCATCAAGGCCGTCTACATGCCGCCGGAGGCCGCGGGGCGCTTCTGGTCGATCGTGTCGGTGGAGCAGCTCTATCCCGGCCACGCGGAGCAGGTAGGCGCCGCAGTCGCGGCCACGAATACAGCGTCCTACTGCTGCAAGGGCATCATCGTCGTCGATCACGACATAGCCCCCGATGACCTGCCCCGTGTCTGGTGGGCGCTCGGCACCCGGTTCAATCCGGCCCGGGGCGCCCAGATCCTCAACAGAGGGAGGTCGACGCCGCTCGATCCTGCCCTCGATCCCACAGGCGACAAGCTCCTTACCTCGCGGATCATTCTGAACGCGACTATCCCCTTTGAATGGAACAACAAGCCGACAGAGGTAAAACTGTCAGAGCATGTGATGAGCAGGGTCAGGGAGCGGTGGGCGGAATACGGGATCGACTGA